In Pseudomonas grandcourensis, the DNA window GTTGTCCGCCGCGTTGCTGTATGCCAGTCATTTGACCGAGCAAGAGCTGCCGGTCGCTACTCAGCAGCGCTTCGCCGGCCGCCTCAAGGAGCGCCTGCACGAATTGGAGCACCAGGTGCGCGACATGCTGGTCTTCGCCCGGGGCGAATTGCCGCTGACCGACCGCGTGACGCCAGGCCAATTGATGCAATCTTTGCAAGCGGCGGCGCTGACCCATGTACAGGATTTGCCGATCCGCTGGCAGTGCGACAGTCACTCGGGGGAGTTGCTGTGCAATCGCGACACCCTGGTCGGTGCGATCCTCAATCTGATCGAGAACGCCATTCAGGCCAGTGCCGGCCAATTGCGCCTCAAGATTCATCTCTACACTCGCGGCAATAACTTGCGCCTGTGCGTCAGCGACAGTGGCTGCGGTATCGATGCCGCCGTTCTGGCGCGATTGGGTGAGCCCTTTTTCACCACCAAGACTACCGGCACTGGTCTTGGCCTGACCGTGGTCAAGGCAGTGGCGCGTGCTCATCAGGGAGAATTGCAGTTGCGTTCGCGGCTCGGTCGCGGCACCTGCGCGCAGGTGACCCTGCCGTTGTTCAGCAGCGCTCAAGGAGCGGAGTGAAACAGATGGGTATCAAGGTTCTGCTGGTCGAGGACGACCGCGCGTTGCGCGAGGCGCTGGCCGATACGCTGTTGCTCGCGGGGCACGATTACAAGGCGGTGGGTTCGGCAGAGGAAGCGTTGCTTGCCGTCGACGGCGAGGCCTTCAGCCTGGTGATCAGCGACGTCAACATGCCGGGCATGGACGGCCATCAGTTGCTGGGTATGCTGCGAGCGCGGCAGCCGCAGTTGCCGGTGTTGCTGATGACGGCTCACGGTGCGGTCGAGCGTGCGGTCGATGCGATGCGCCAAGGTGCGGCGGACTACCTGGTCAAGCCATTCGAGCCCAAGGCGTTGCTCGATCTGGTAGGGCGTCATGCCCTGGGCAGTCTCGGCCAGGCCGAGGGCGAAGGGCCGATAGCATTCGAGCCAGCGAGCGCGCAGTTGCTCGAATTGGCGGCGCGGGTCGCACGCAGTGATTCCACGGTGTTGATCTCGGGCGAGTCGGGCACGGGCAAGGAAGTGCTGGCGCGATACATCCACCAGCATTCTCATCGCGCCAGCCAGCCGTTCATTGCGATTAATTGCGCAGCGATCCCGGACAACATGCTCGAAGCGACCTTGTTCGGGCACGAGAAGGGCTCCTTCACCGGCGCCATAGCCGCGCAGGCCGGCAAGTTCGAACAGGCCGACGGCGGCACCATCCTGCTCGACGAAATTTCCGAAATGCCCCTGGGGCTCCAGGCCAAACTGCTGCGTGTGTTGCAAGAGCGCGAGGTCGAAAGGGTTGGGGCGCGCAAGCCGATCACCCTGGATATTCGTGTGGTCGCCACCACCAATCGAGATCTGGCGGGTGAGGTGGCGGCGGGGCGCTTCCGCGAAGATCTTTACTATCGCCTGTCGGTGTTTCCCCTGGCCTGGCGCCCGTTGCGCGAGCGTACCGCCGACATCCTGCCGTTGGCCGAGCGCCTGCTGGCCAGGCACGTCAATAAAATGAAGCATGCGGCAGCCAGATTGTCCCCCGAGGCCCAGGCGTGTCTGATCGGTTATCCGTGGCCGGGCAATGTGCGTGAACTGGACAACGCGATTCAGCGTGCGCTGATACTGCAGCAGGGTGGCGTGATCCAGCCGCAGGATTTCTGCCTGACCGGACCGGTGGCTTGTGCGCCACTGCCTGCGTTGGCGCAGGCGCCGGTGCGTCCTGTGGAAGTCGAGTCCGAGCCGGCCGGTGCGCTGGGCGATGACCTGCGTCGCCGTGAATTCCAGATGATCATCGATACCTTGCGCGCCGAGCGCGGTCGTCGCAAAGAGGCGGCCGAGCGCCTGGGTATCAGCCCGCGAACCCTGCGCTACAAGCTGGCGCAGATGCGCGATGCCGGCATGGATGTGGAAGCCTTTTTGTTCGCGACCTGATTTGTTGACGACGCAAGGCTCGGGAAGGGCTTTTGTTCAGAGTGGCCATGGAGCTGGCACCCTTGTTGCTAACACCTCACTACCCGCCGAGTGAGTGTCAAAAAATTGCGGGTCGCCAAAGAGAGAGACCATGAGCCAAGGTATTGAATTCAATCGGTTGATGCTGGATATGCGTGCCATGCAAATGGATGCCATGTCTGCGCCGAAATCGACTGCCGTCCCTGAAATGACGGGCAGCAGCTTTTCCGACATGTTCGGTCAGGCCATCAATAAAGTGAACGACACCCAGCAGGCTTCCACGCAGTTGGCCAGTGCGTTCGAAATCGGCAAAAGCGGTGTCGACCTGACCGATGTGATGATTTCTTCGCAGAAGGCCAGCGTGTCGTTCCAGGCGTTGACCCAAGTGCGCAACAAAGTGGTTCAGGCCTACCAAGACATCATGCAGATGCCGGTTTAAAGGACGAGATTGAGTCATGGCAGAAGCAGTCGCCGATAACGTTCCGGCCAAGGCCACTCCAATAGACGGCAAACCGCCGCTGTTCGGGTTGTCCTTCCTGGAAAACCTCTCCGAGATGACCATGTTGCGTCAGGTGGGCCTGTTGGTCGGCCTGGCGGCGAGCGTGGCGATTGGTTTTGCCGTGGTGTTGTGGTCCCAGCAACCGGACTACCGGCCTCTGTACGGCAGCCTTGCCGGCATGGACGCCAAGCAGGTCATGGAAACCCTGGCCTCCGCCGATATCCCGTACACCGTCGAACCCAATTCCGGTGCCTTGCTGGTCAAGGCCGATGACCTGTCCCGTGCGCGCCTCAAGCTCGCGGCCGCTGGTGTCACTCCCAGCGACGGCAACATCGGTTTTGAAATCCTCGACAAGGAACAGGGACTGGGCACCAGCCAGTTCATGGAAGCGACCCGCTATCGTCGCGGCCTCGAAGGCGAACTGGCCCGCACCATTTCCAGCCTGAACAACGTCAAGGGTGCCCGTGTGCACTTGGCGATCCCGAAAAGTTCGGTGTTCGTGCGCGACGAGCGCAAGCCAAGCGCTTCGGTTCTGGTTGAACTCTATTCCGGTCGCTCCCTCGAACCCGGCCAGGTCGTGGCCATCATCAACCTGGTGGCGACCAGCGTTCCCGAACTCAGCAAGTCGCAGATCACCGTGGTCGACCAGAAGGGCAACCTGCTCTCCGATCAGGCGGAAAACTCCGAACTGACCATGGCCGGCAAGCAGTTCGACTACAGCCGTCGCATGGAAAGCATGCTCACCCAGCGTGTGCACAATATTCTGCAGCCGGTGCTGGGCAACGACCGTTACAAGGCCGAAGTCTCGGCCGATGTGGATTTCAGTGCGGTCGAATCGACTTCCGAGCAATTCAACCCGGATCAACCGGCGTTGCGCAGCGAGCAGTCGGTCAACGAACAGCGTACCGCCAGCAATGGCCCGCAAGGCGTGCCGGGTGCCTTGAGCAACCAGCCTCCAGCGCCGGCCTCCGCGCCGCAGACCACCGGCGGCACTCCGGGGGCAGCCGGCATGGTGCAGCCGGGCCAGCCGCTGGTTGATGCCAATGGCCAGCAGATCATGGACCCGGCCACCGGTCAGCCGATGCTCGCACCGTACCCGGCGGACAAGCGTCAACAATCGACCAAGAACTTCGAGCTCGACCGCTCCATCAGCCATACCAAGCAGCAGCAGGGCCGGTTGAATCGCCTGTCGGTGTCGGTCGTCGTCGACGATCAGGTCATGATCAACCCGGCCAACGGTGAAACCACCCGCGCGCCATGGAGCGCCGATCAATTGGCGCGCTTCACTCGCCTGGTGCAGGACGCGGTCGGCTTCGATGCCAGTCGTGGTGACAGCGTCAGCGTGATCAACATGCCGTTCTCCGCCGAGCGCGGTGAAGTGATTGCCGAAACTCCGTTCTACTCCCAGCCGTGGTTCTGGGACATCGTCAAGCAAGTGCTGGGCGTGCTGTTCATTCTGGTGCTGGTGTTCGGTGTGCTGCGTCCGGTGCTCAACAACATCACCGGTGGTGGCAAGGGCAAGCAGCTGGCCGGTATCGGCAGCGACGTCGAGTTGGGTGGCATGGGCGGTCTGGATGGCGAGTTGGCCAACGACCGTGTCAGCCTCGGTGGCCCGACCAGCATCCTGCTGCCGAGCCCGAGCGAAGGCTATGACGCTCAGTTGAACGCAATCAAGAGTCTGGTGGCAGAAGACCCGGGTCGTGTGGCCCAGGTCGTGAAAGAGTGGATTAACGCAGATGAGTGATAACCGAGCCGTTGCCGCCAAACTGTCCAAGGTCGACAAAGCCGCAATCCTGTTGCTGTCCCTGGGCTCCACCGACGCTGCCCAGGTGCTGCGCCACATGGGCCCCAAAGAGGTTCAGCGCGTGGGTGTGGCCATGGCCCAGATGGGTAATGTGCACCGTGAGCAAGTCGAGCAGGTGATGAGCGAGTTCGTCGATATCGTCGGCGACCAGACCAGCCTGGGCGTCGGCTCCGACGACTATGTGCGCAAGATGCTCACCCAGGCCCTGGGCGAAGACAAGGCCAACGGCCTGATCGACCGCATCCTGCTCGGTGGCAACACCAGCGGCCTCGACAGCCTGAAGTGGATGGAGCCGCGCGCCGTCGCCGACGTGATCCGTTACGAGCACCCGCAGATCCAGGCGATCGTAGTGGCGTATCTCGATCCGGACCAGGCCGGTGAAGTGCTCGGCAACTTCGACCACAAGGTTCGGCTGGACATCATCCTGCGGGTGTCCTCGCTGAACACCGTACAGCCAGCGG includes these proteins:
- a CDS encoding ATP-binding protein; amino-acid sequence: MSPVPDASRQPSSVEQASRLGLEQAFALFNQMSSQLTDSYSMLEARVTELKGELAVVSAQRMQELAEKERLANRLQNLLDLLPGGVIVIDAQGIVREANPAACELLGLPLEGELWRHVIARCFAPREDDGHEVSLKDGRRLSIATRSLDAEPGQLVLLNDLTETRHLQDQLARHERLSSLGRMVASLAHQIRTPLSAALLYASHLTEQELPVATQQRFAGRLKERLHELEHQVRDMLVFARGELPLTDRVTPGQLMQSLQAAALTHVQDLPIRWQCDSHSGELLCNRDTLVGAILNLIENAIQASAGQLRLKIHLYTRGNNLRLCVSDSGCGIDAAVLARLGEPFFTTKTTGTGLGLTVVKAVARAHQGELQLRSRLGRGTCAQVTLPLFSSAQGAE
- a CDS encoding sigma-54 dependent transcriptional regulator, coding for MGIKVLLVEDDRALREALADTLLLAGHDYKAVGSAEEALLAVDGEAFSLVISDVNMPGMDGHQLLGMLRARQPQLPVLLMTAHGAVERAVDAMRQGAADYLVKPFEPKALLDLVGRHALGSLGQAEGEGPIAFEPASAQLLELAARVARSDSTVLISGESGTGKEVLARYIHQHSHRASQPFIAINCAAIPDNMLEATLFGHEKGSFTGAIAAQAGKFEQADGGTILLDEISEMPLGLQAKLLRVLQEREVERVGARKPITLDIRVVATTNRDLAGEVAAGRFREDLYYRLSVFPLAWRPLRERTADILPLAERLLARHVNKMKHAAARLSPEAQACLIGYPWPGNVRELDNAIQRALILQQGGVIQPQDFCLTGPVACAPLPALAQAPVRPVEVESEPAGALGDDLRRREFQMIIDTLRAERGRRKEAAERLGISPRTLRYKLAQMRDAGMDVEAFLFAT
- the fliE gene encoding flagellar hook-basal body complex protein FliE; protein product: MSQGIEFNRLMLDMRAMQMDAMSAPKSTAVPEMTGSSFSDMFGQAINKVNDTQQASTQLASAFEIGKSGVDLTDVMISSQKASVSFQALTQVRNKVVQAYQDIMQMPV
- the fliF gene encoding flagellar basal-body MS-ring/collar protein FliF, with the protein product MAEAVADNVPAKATPIDGKPPLFGLSFLENLSEMTMLRQVGLLVGLAASVAIGFAVVLWSQQPDYRPLYGSLAGMDAKQVMETLASADIPYTVEPNSGALLVKADDLSRARLKLAAAGVTPSDGNIGFEILDKEQGLGTSQFMEATRYRRGLEGELARTISSLNNVKGARVHLAIPKSSVFVRDERKPSASVLVELYSGRSLEPGQVVAIINLVATSVPELSKSQITVVDQKGNLLSDQAENSELTMAGKQFDYSRRMESMLTQRVHNILQPVLGNDRYKAEVSADVDFSAVESTSEQFNPDQPALRSEQSVNEQRTASNGPQGVPGALSNQPPAPASAPQTTGGTPGAAGMVQPGQPLVDANGQQIMDPATGQPMLAPYPADKRQQSTKNFELDRSISHTKQQQGRLNRLSVSVVVDDQVMINPANGETTRAPWSADQLARFTRLVQDAVGFDASRGDSVSVINMPFSAERGEVIAETPFYSQPWFWDIVKQVLGVLFILVLVFGVLRPVLNNITGGGKGKQLAGIGSDVELGGMGGLDGELANDRVSLGGPTSILLPSPSEGYDAQLNAIKSLVAEDPGRVAQVVKEWINADE
- the fliG gene encoding flagellar motor switch protein FliG, whose product is MSDNRAVAAKLSKVDKAAILLLSLGSTDAAQVLRHMGPKEVQRVGVAMAQMGNVHREQVEQVMSEFVDIVGDQTSLGVGSDDYVRKMLTQALGEDKANGLIDRILLGGNTSGLDSLKWMEPRAVADVIRYEHPQIQAIVVAYLDPDQAGEVLGNFDHKVRLDIILRVSSLNTVQPAALKELNQILEKQFSGNSNASRTTLGGIKRAADIMNFLDSSIEGQLMDSIREVDEDLSGQIEDLMFVFNNLADVDDRGIQALLREVSSDVLVLALKGSDEGVKEKIFKNMSKRAAELLRDDLEAKGPVRVSDVETAQKEILTIARRMAEAGEIVLGGKGGEEMI